One genomic region from bacterium encodes:
- a CDS encoding CoA transferase encodes MRTGSGIASELRVVEIGSSLSVALAGMTLADAGAEVISIEKPGGSLLRHEPGFAMWGRGKRSCELDLAVPAGHDRMLELVRSADVVLLGMKPASLDRLQLGYEHLADGADHLVHATLTGFGPSGPYRDVPVYDAVMQARGGRMYDFSPMHGGTRPAFAAAMVPTYGAAMALLTGVFGALRERLRNGGRGQRIETSMARALTVYDLTGWMPGGPPPLRTEDVPFLPYSVARTRDGVWIQFAQNGPALFADFLRVLGLEDEIAYLDAMSPTADPALKRHHRDLVQAKIREKTWQEWQAIFADERNLSAEPFHAPGEALSHAQFEAIGDVALVADAEGRPTRQLGPLFDVPSRPLAPAGSAPGAAEATVAFSGPPAADVPEAKPTGDDVGAGLLAGVTVLELGMWIALPFAATQLAELGARVIKLEPLEGDPMRTTGPVAFKIVQGKESLALDLKRPEATEIVHRLAERADAVLHSYRPGVPERLGIDFATLSERNPSLVYLYNGSYGSRGPKSPAPAFHVTGGAVAGGAWAQAGAGCPPPPDAVLSDEERAQVSRRLELANEANPDFNSAVTAAAATAMGLYHLERTGEAIELETRMMLSNAMMMSPDFVAFAGRPPSREVDAELDGYGPLYRLYPAATGWVFVAAPQQRDFERLCAALGLETAATDDRFANAEARERNADALVEALGAAIAKRDADALEAELSARGVACMRADAGTYRTWLFEQDWALEQGVVVDVAESMAGGYRRYGAPLTNDHPAELRGARPAGAETRSLLAELGYSPVEIEGLLAERVVAVAEEG; translated from the coding sequence ATGAGGACTGGTTCGGGGATCGCGTCGGAGCTTCGAGTCGTCGAGATCGGGTCGAGTCTGTCGGTCGCGTTGGCGGGCATGACGCTGGCCGACGCGGGCGCGGAAGTGATCTCGATCGAGAAGCCGGGCGGCAGCCTGCTTCGGCACGAGCCCGGCTTCGCGATGTGGGGCCGGGGCAAGCGCAGCTGCGAGCTCGATCTCGCCGTGCCGGCCGGGCACGACCGGATGCTCGAGCTCGTCCGATCGGCCGACGTCGTGTTGCTCGGAATGAAGCCGGCGAGCCTGGATCGCCTGCAGCTGGGCTACGAGCACCTCGCGGACGGCGCCGACCATCTCGTCCATGCAACGCTTACGGGCTTCGGGCCGAGCGGGCCCTACCGTGACGTGCCGGTCTACGATGCGGTCATGCAGGCCCGGGGCGGAAGGATGTACGACTTCTCGCCCATGCACGGCGGAACGCGTCCCGCGTTCGCGGCGGCGATGGTGCCGACCTACGGCGCGGCGATGGCGCTCCTGACCGGTGTGTTCGGGGCGCTGCGCGAACGGCTGCGGAACGGCGGGCGCGGTCAGCGAATCGAGACGAGCATGGCCCGGGCCCTCACGGTCTACGACCTGACGGGATGGATGCCCGGTGGCCCGCCGCCGCTTCGCACGGAGGACGTGCCCTTCCTGCCCTACAGCGTCGCGCGCACCCGCGACGGGGTCTGGATCCAGTTCGCGCAGAACGGTCCCGCGCTCTTCGCGGACTTCCTGCGCGTCCTCGGGCTCGAGGACGAGATCGCCTACCTGGACGCGATGTCGCCCACGGCGGATCCCGCGCTCAAGCGGCACCACCGCGATCTCGTGCAGGCGAAGATCCGGGAGAAGACCTGGCAGGAGTGGCAGGCGATCTTCGCCGACGAGCGGAACCTCTCCGCGGAGCCTTTCCACGCGCCGGGTGAAGCGCTCTCCCACGCGCAGTTCGAGGCGATCGGAGACGTCGCCCTGGTCGCCGACGCGGAAGGGCGACCGACGCGGCAGCTCGGTCCCCTCTTCGACGTGCCTTCCCGCCCGCTCGCGCCGGCGGGGTCCGCACCCGGCGCAGCGGAGGCGACGGTGGCCTTCTCGGGACCGCCGGCGGCGGACGTTCCCGAAGCGAAGCCGACCGGGGACGACGTCGGAGCAGGTCTGCTCGCGGGCGTGACCGTGCTCGAGCTCGGCATGTGGATCGCCCTGCCTTTTGCGGCGACCCAGCTCGCCGAGCTCGGCGCGCGCGTGATCAAGCTCGAGCCGCTCGAAGGCGATCCGATGCGCACGACGGGACCGGTCGCGTTCAAGATCGTGCAGGGCAAGGAGAGTCTGGCCCTCGATCTCAAGCGACCCGAGGCGACCGAGATCGTGCATCGCCTGGCCGAGCGTGCTGACGCGGTCCTCCACAGCTACCGACCCGGCGTCCCGGAACGACTCGGTATCGACTTCGCGACGCTCTCCGAGAGGAATCCGAGCCTCGTCTATCTGTACAACGGCTCCTACGGCTCGCGCGGACCGAAGAGTCCGGCCCCGGCCTTTCACGTCACGGGTGGAGCCGTCGCGGGTGGCGCCTGGGCGCAGGCGGGTGCGGGCTGCCCACCGCCGCCCGATGCGGTGCTCTCGGACGAAGAACGCGCGCAGGTGTCGCGACGGCTCGAGCTCGCGAACGAAGCGAACCCGGACTTCAACTCGGCGGTCACGGCGGCCGCCGCGACGGCGATGGGCCTCTATCACCTCGAAAGAACGGGGGAGGCCATCGAGCTCGAGACGCGCATGATGCTCTCGAACGCCATGATGATGTCGCCGGACTTCGTGGCGTTCGCGGGGCGGCCTCCGTCGCGAGAGGTGGACGCGGAGCTCGACGGCTACGGGCCGCTCTACCGTCTCTATCCCGCCGCGACGGGCTGGGTATTCGTCGCGGCGCCACAGCAGCGGGACTTCGAGCGGTTGTGTGCGGCGCTCGGGCTCGAGACGGCCGCGACGGACGATCGTTTCGCGAACGCCGAAGCGCGTGAGCGAAACGCCGACGCGCTCGTGGAGGCGCTCGGCGCGGCGATCGCGAAGCGCGACGCCGACGCGCTCGAGGCGGAGCTCTCGGCGCGAGGCGTCGCCTGCATGCGGGCGGACGCGGGCACGTACCGGACCTGGCTCTTCGAGCAGGATTGGGCCCTCGAGCAGGGCGTCGTCGTCGACGTCGCCGAATCGATGGCGGGCGGATATCGACGCTACGGCGCGCCGCTCACGAACGATCACCCGGCCGAGCTGCGCGGCGCCCGACCGGCCGGCGCCGAGACGCGTTCGCTCCTCGCCGAGCTCGGCTATTCGCCGGTCGAGATCGAGGGACTGCTCGCGGAGAGGGTCGTGGCCGTGGCCGAGGAGGGCTGA
- a CDS encoding amidohydrolase family protein codes for MAENQELLIRGGRIVDGSGAPAYEADLRIRGASIAEIGPNLAPAPGERVVDAAGCIVSPGFIESHTHLDGVMWWQSDLAPLPGNGVTSVIGGNCGFALAPAHDDPKVRDEVIKIFSFFEDFPEGPFKSHLPWDWRTWSEYRRSMEENVKTPIHFGAFVGHIALRLAAMGLDAWERPAKPDEITRMAELLEDALAAGAMGLSTNLMDHDGQDRPVPSLHADDAEFEALLAVLARHPGVTLQVVVDSLMRMTAQQSTERLARLSDRLPIRMQWAGVPTLQWQRDFGLQAPLAELHERFGAEGRDIWTGYMHVPITTVASIEHSLLFAQSNDYVWHEVVTAESEEAKLALLKDPEWRARARHSWDKEANPISPFPKPQGTVLDNSANDVGPIGVTLGEFAEELGVHCSDALAEWFVRNGVASTVTMPPWEKDEEMVVRLMRDPRSVGNISDAGAHGQMFCGIGYNLMLFDHYVRNGLITVEEAVHVQTGKLADHFGLADRGKLAPGKRADVTVFSLDEVEMRPQEKTYDVPDGKGGTTWRWTRAPGPVRLTVANGEVTFDHGRFTDARPGEVLQPEAVA; via the coding sequence ATGGCAGAGAACCAGGAACTCCTCATTCGCGGCGGCAGGATCGTCGACGGCAGCGGCGCCCCCGCCTACGAAGCCGACCTCCGGATCCGGGGTGCTTCGATCGCCGAGATCGGCCCGAACCTCGCGCCGGCGCCCGGTGAGCGCGTCGTCGACGCCGCCGGCTGCATCGTTTCCCCGGGCTTCATCGAGAGCCACACCCACCTCGACGGCGTCATGTGGTGGCAGTCCGATCTCGCGCCGCTTCCCGGCAACGGCGTGACGAGCGTGATCGGTGGGAACTGCGGCTTCGCGCTCGCGCCGGCCCACGACGACCCGAAGGTCCGCGACGAGGTGATCAAGATCTTCTCGTTCTTCGAGGATTTTCCCGAAGGCCCCTTCAAGAGCCATCTGCCCTGGGACTGGCGGACGTGGTCCGAGTACCGACGGTCGATGGAGGAGAACGTGAAGACGCCGATCCACTTCGGCGCCTTCGTGGGCCATATCGCCTTGCGGCTGGCCGCGATGGGCCTCGACGCCTGGGAGCGCCCCGCGAAGCCCGACGAGATCACCCGGATGGCCGAGCTGCTCGAGGACGCGCTCGCTGCGGGCGCGATGGGACTCTCCACGAACCTGATGGATCACGACGGACAGGATCGTCCCGTGCCCTCGCTCCACGCCGACGACGCCGAATTCGAAGCGCTCCTCGCCGTACTCGCGCGCCATCCCGGCGTGACCCTCCAGGTCGTCGTGGACAGCCTGATGCGGATGACGGCGCAGCAATCGACGGAGCGGCTCGCGCGGCTTTCTGACCGGCTCCCGATCCGGATGCAGTGGGCCGGCGTGCCGACGCTGCAGTGGCAGCGGGACTTCGGCCTCCAGGCGCCGCTCGCGGAGCTGCACGAGCGCTTCGGTGCCGAGGGTCGCGACATCTGGACCGGCTACATGCACGTCCCGATCACGACGGTCGCGTCGATTGAGCACTCGCTCCTCTTCGCGCAGTCGAACGACTACGTGTGGCACGAAGTCGTGACCGCAGAGAGCGAAGAGGCGAAGCTCGCGCTGCTGAAGGATCCCGAGTGGCGGGCCCGCGCGCGACACTCCTGGGACAAAGAGGCGAACCCGATCTCGCCCTTCCCGAAGCCGCAGGGGACGGTCCTCGACAACTCGGCGAATGACGTCGGACCGATCGGTGTGACCCTCGGCGAGTTCGCGGAAGAGCTCGGGGTCCACTGCTCCGACGCCCTCGCCGAGTGGTTCGTGCGGAACGGGGTGGCCTCGACGGTCACCATGCCGCCCTGGGAGAAAGACGAGGAGATGGTGGTTCGGTTGATGCGCGATCCGCGCTCGGTCGGGAACATCAGCGACGCCGGGGCCCACGGTCAGATGTTCTGCGGGATCGGCTACAACCTCATGCTCTTCGACCACTACGTGCGCAACGGACTGATCACCGTCGAGGAAGCGGTCCACGTCCAGACCGGGAAGCTCGCTGATCATTTCGGGCTCGCGGATCGCGGGAAGCTCGCCCCCGGCAAGCGCGCCGACGTGACCGTCTTCTCCCTCGACGAGGTCGAGATGCGTCCCCAGGAGAAGACCTACGACGTGCCCGACGGCAAGGGCGGGACGACCTGGCGTTGGACCCGGGCGCCCGGCCCCGTCCGACTGACCGTCGCGAACGGCGAGGTGACCTTCGACCACGGCCGATTCACCGACGCCCGTCCGGGCGAGGTCCTGCAGCCCGAAGCGGTCGCGTGA
- a CDS encoding nuclear transport factor 2 family protein translates to MTVDERELKETVACIAIQRLLAAYADAVNRRAWGEFTDLFQDDAVIEITPSKSQALVVEGPRALGDFIGEAIEGFEFFQLVFLNSHFEIQASEGTATGRNFMVEMRQDRASGRWTRVFGVYHDRYRRVDTRWRFEHRAFHALAATAGRDNHVFDFPSVG, encoded by the coding sequence ATGACTGTCGATGAACGCGAGCTCAAGGAAACCGTGGCTTGCATCGCGATCCAGAGGCTGCTGGCTGCCTACGCCGATGCAGTCAACCGCAGGGCCTGGGGCGAGTTCACGGATCTCTTCCAGGACGATGCGGTGATCGAGATTACGCCGTCGAAGAGCCAGGCCCTCGTCGTCGAGGGGCCCCGCGCGCTCGGCGACTTCATCGGTGAGGCGATCGAGGGCTTCGAGTTCTTCCAGCTCGTCTTCCTGAACTCCCACTTCGAGATCCAGGCGTCGGAGGGGACGGCGACGGGCCGGAACTTCATGGTGGAGATGCGCCAGGACCGGGCATCGGGTCGATGGACCCGCGTCTTCGGCGTCTATCACGATCGCTACCGCCGGGTCGACACCCGCTGGCGCTTCGAGCATCGCGCCTTCCATGCGCTGGCGGCCACCGCCGGACGCGACAACCACGTCTTCGACTTCCCCTCGGTCGGCTGA
- a CDS encoding NAD(P)/FAD-dependent oxidoreductase: MSPETNSERTIRVAIVGAGPGGLCMGIRLKEAGFEDFAIFDKAEGVGGTWFHNRYPGCAVDLPSFLYSFSFEKKYDWPRPYAPQSELLEYMEGVADRYGLLPHCRLGNGVKRLAWLEDEAVWRLELDSGDVHEAEVVVSAVGMFNDLTYPEIEGRDAFEGVAFHSARWDWDVRLAGKRIGVIGSAASAVQLVPEIAKEAEQVHVFQRTANWVLPKDDQPYTEEQLAAFVADPTLLDAQRDEVYRSVDEGMTFGDTAQLAEMERIGMEALEQVEDPVVREKLRPQHPYGCKRPLLSNEFLPAFNRPNLELVTEPIECLTKSGIRTTDGREREVDLIVYATGFSATKYLSALDVTGRDGRHIDEAWDDGAHAYLGITTAGFPNLFMLYGPNTNNGSILEMIEHQTNHVLRHVERLAASDLRWVDVKPQAQEAYNARIQQAIAGVSVWNHEVNGYYRSASGRVVTQWPFSMTEFKNMTETIDPDAFDVG, encoded by the coding sequence ATGTCCCCCGAAACGAACTCCGAACGGACGATCCGCGTCGCGATCGTCGGCGCCGGCCCCGGTGGCCTCTGCATGGGCATCCGTCTCAAGGAGGCCGGCTTCGAAGACTTCGCGATCTTCGACAAGGCCGAGGGCGTGGGGGGAACCTGGTTCCACAACCGCTACCCCGGATGCGCCGTCGACCTGCCTTCCTTCCTTTATTCCTTCTCGTTCGAGAAGAAATACGACTGGCCGCGGCCCTACGCCCCGCAGTCCGAGCTGCTCGAATACATGGAAGGGGTCGCGGATCGGTACGGCCTGCTTCCGCACTGTCGTCTCGGCAACGGGGTGAAGCGACTCGCGTGGCTGGAAGACGAGGCGGTCTGGCGGCTCGAACTCGACTCGGGAGACGTGCACGAGGCCGAGGTCGTCGTCTCGGCCGTCGGGATGTTCAACGACCTGACCTATCCCGAGATCGAGGGGCGGGACGCGTTCGAGGGTGTCGCCTTCCACTCGGCGCGCTGGGACTGGGACGTGCGGCTCGCGGGCAAGCGGATCGGCGTGATCGGGAGCGCGGCCAGCGCCGTCCAGCTCGTGCCCGAGATCGCGAAGGAGGCCGAGCAGGTCCACGTCTTCCAGCGGACGGCGAACTGGGTCCTCCCGAAGGACGACCAGCCCTATACGGAAGAGCAGCTCGCGGCCTTCGTCGCGGACCCGACGCTCCTCGATGCCCAGCGCGACGAGGTCTACCGCTCCGTCGACGAGGGGATGACCTTCGGCGACACCGCGCAGCTCGCCGAGATGGAACGGATCGGCATGGAAGCGCTCGAGCAGGTCGAGGATCCGGTCGTGCGCGAGAAGCTGCGGCCCCAGCACCCCTACGGCTGCAAGCGCCCGCTGCTCTCGAACGAGTTCCTCCCCGCCTTCAATCGACCGAATCTCGAGCTCGTGACCGAGCCGATCGAGTGCCTCACCAAGTCCGGCATCCGGACCACCGACGGTCGCGAGCGCGAGGTCGACCTGATCGTGTATGCGACGGGCTTCTCCGCGACGAAGTACCTGTCCGCTCTCGACGTGACCGGGCGGGACGGACGGCACATCGACGAGGCCTGGGACGACGGTGCCCACGCCTATCTGGGAATCACGACGGCGGGCTTCCCGAACCTCTTCATGCTCTACGGGCCGAACACCAACAACGGATCGATCCTCGAGATGATCGAGCACCAGACGAACCACGTGCTTCGTCACGTGGAACGGCTCGCCGCATCCGATCTGCGATGGGTCGACGTGAAGCCGCAGGCCCAGGAGGCCTACAACGCGAGGATCCAGCAGGCGATCGCGGGTGTTTCGGTCTGGAACCACGAGGTGAACGGCTACTACCGTTCGGCGTCGGGGCGGGTCGTGACCCAGTGGCCCTTCTCGATGACCGAGTTCAAGAACATGACGGAGACGATCGACCCCGACGCCTTCGACGTCGGTTAG
- a CDS encoding alpha/beta hydrolase: MRSILTMTLLLCLSWATTASAWFEQEVEVPQDTREFFVDETKLPFDPVPFLPAQQYWGIDEGAGYRIEVPEAWNGDLVVYTHGFRGESPELTVDNPPLREYLLANGYAWLASSYSRNYYDVRAGVESTNSLVRFFKANIAEPNRIYMTGFSMGGHVIGAAIEQFPNFACPDGRRGRFCRRIVDLLGKFSGGVKYDGANPLCGVMGDEALFDYFGDFAYAAETLAGAPSEFPPPPDYFDRIFLPTISALYLNPLELLGPNGAAAIPNAQGEKLRTFTTQISGGPRPLGDAAFPFFQQLLFSFAGADGTLDGIVSGNIFDNTDRAYQLDADPAVSAEEQAFNDAILRVARDPGVNPPQFLRVSRVPIITGRVDIPVVSVHTTGDLFVPFKMQQIYAEEAASRGRSHNLVSRATRAIGHCEFSPEELIESFDDMVSWVEDGVRPAGDDILDPATVADPLFGCGFSRGTTASRPFAPCP; this comes from the coding sequence ATGCGATCGATTTTGACGATGACCCTTCTGCTCTGCCTGAGCTGGGCGACGACCGCGTCTGCCTGGTTCGAGCAGGAAGTCGAAGTCCCCCAGGACACGCGCGAATTCTTCGTCGACGAGACGAAGCTTCCCTTCGACCCGGTTCCCTTCCTGCCCGCGCAGCAGTACTGGGGCATCGACGAGGGGGCGGGCTATCGGATCGAGGTGCCGGAGGCCTGGAACGGCGATCTCGTCGTCTATACCCACGGCTTCCGCGGCGAGTCGCCGGAGCTGACCGTCGACAACCCGCCGCTCCGCGAGTACCTCCTCGCCAACGGCTACGCCTGGCTCGCGTCGAGCTATTCGAGGAACTACTACGACGTGCGTGCCGGCGTCGAGAGCACGAACAGCCTGGTCCGGTTCTTCAAGGCGAACATCGCCGAGCCGAATCGGATCTACATGACGGGCTTCTCGATGGGCGGGCACGTGATCGGGGCCGCGATCGAGCAGTTCCCGAACTTCGCCTGTCCAGACGGCCGACGCGGTCGCTTCTGCCGCCGGATCGTCGACCTGCTCGGGAAATTCTCGGGTGGCGTCAAGTACGACGGTGCGAACCCGCTCTGCGGCGTGATGGGCGACGAAGCCCTCTTCGACTACTTCGGCGACTTCGCCTACGCCGCCGAGACGCTCGCCGGCGCGCCGTCGGAGTTTCCGCCGCCCCCCGACTACTTCGACCGGATCTTCCTGCCGACGATCTCGGCGCTCTACCTGAACCCGCTGGAACTCCTCGGTCCCAACGGCGCCGCGGCGATCCCGAACGCACAGGGGGAGAAGCTCCGCACGTTCACGACGCAGATCTCGGGTGGTCCTCGGCCGCTCGGGGACGCGGCCTTCCCGTTCTTCCAGCAGCTGCTCTTCAGCTTCGCCGGCGCGGACGGCACCCTCGACGGGATCGTGTCGGGCAACATCTTCGACAACACCGATCGCGCCTATCAGCTCGATGCGGACCCGGCGGTCTCCGCCGAGGAGCAGGCCTTCAACGATGCGATCCTGCGAGTCGCGCGAGACCCGGGTGTCAATCCGCCTCAGTTCCTGCGCGTGAGCCGCGTGCCGATCATCACGGGCCGGGTCGACATCCCGGTCGTCTCCGTGCACACGACGGGCGATCTCTTCGTGCCCTTCAAGATGCAGCAGATCTACGCCGAGGAAGCCGCGTCTCGCGGTCGCTCGCACAATCTGGTCAGCCGCGCGACGCGCGCGATCGGCCACTGCGAGTTCTCGCCGGAGGAGCTGATCGAGAGCTTCGACGACATGGTGAGCTGGGTGGAAGACGGCGTGCGTCCGGCCGGGGACGACATCCTCGATCCGGCCACGGTCGCGGACCCGCTCTTCGGCTGCGGCTTCTCTCGCGGCACGACGGCCTCGCGCCCCTTCGCGCCCTGTCCCTGA
- a CDS encoding alpha/beta hydrolase, protein MSELRPPRFEGAFHLSDGRDLGYAEYGPAVGRPLIWFHGTPGARRQIAPRARQLADERNVRILAIERPGIGASTPHAYTNVGEWAADIEQFCDAKDIDRFAVAGLSGGGPYALSCAHRMPDRVVAAVVLGGVAPSVGEDAAEGGVSPLVRLAPDLLLRMRSPLNRVLTRLVRVLEPWSDEAVDAFARFMPEGDREVFRDPAMRLMFIEDLQRGARRQMQALVHDASLFGRHWGFSLDEIEVPVHLWYGDADNIVPVEHGEHLAERIPGAVFKRRPGEGHLGGLGAAEELIDAMLDHWPDEDE, encoded by the coding sequence ATGAGCGAACTCCGCCCGCCCCGCTTCGAGGGCGCGTTCCACCTGAGCGACGGACGCGACCTCGGATACGCCGAATACGGCCCCGCCGTGGGTCGTCCCCTGATCTGGTTCCACGGCACGCCCGGCGCCCGGCGCCAGATCGCACCCCGCGCGCGACAGCTCGCCGACGAGCGCAACGTCCGCATCCTCGCGATCGAGCGCCCGGGAATCGGCGCCTCGACGCCGCACGCCTACACGAACGTGGGCGAATGGGCCGCAGACATCGAGCAGTTCTGCGACGCCAAGGACATCGACCGCTTCGCCGTCGCGGGCCTCTCGGGCGGCGGACCCTACGCGCTCTCCTGCGCACACCGCATGCCCGACCGCGTCGTCGCCGCGGTCGTGCTCGGCGGCGTGGCGCCCTCCGTCGGCGAAGACGCGGCGGAGGGCGGTGTCTCTCCCCTCGTGCGCCTCGCGCCGGACCTGCTGCTACGGATGCGGTCGCCGCTGAACAGGGTTCTGACCCGACTGGTCCGCGTCCTCGAGCCGTGGTCCGACGAGGCGGTCGATGCCTTCGCCCGGTTCATGCCGGAGGGCGATCGGGAGGTCTTCCGAGACCCCGCCATGCGCTTGATGTTCATCGAAGACCTGCAACGCGGCGCCCGTCGCCAGATGCAGGCGCTCGTCCACGATGCCTCCCTCTTCGGGCGCCATTGGGGCTTCTCCCTCGACGAGATCGAGGTGCCGGTCCATCTCTGGTACGGCGACGCCGACAACATCGTCCCGGTCGAGCACGGAGAGCATCTCGCAGAGCGGATCCCGGGGGCGGTCTTCAAGCGACGCCCGGGCGAAGGGCACCTCGGCGGGCTCGGCGCCGCGGAGGAGCTGATCGACGCGATGCTCGACCACTGGCCGGACGAGGACGAATAG
- a CDS encoding MarR family transcriptional regulator, with translation MPRAAAHAPTGPGAAFATDVERYRDNWVRHLLGIAHDLERRVVTRLAVEGGYAPLRASQGPVLSLVWNEPRPLMQLAQALSISRQACTKLVQSIEQSGYVERVDGERAQQVRLTRRGRQLVREAVRMILEAQSAYADRVGKARLDRFITAAASVFFDLGLHEQTDPTLGETARRSIGVLPLIARRVEEELRETTRAKGHDVLQLSHARLIALIGHEGARVSELSRLQGVSRQATSATVRSIETLGYARREADESDGRGVRVVLTRRGRTLIGDSLSALDELEGRFRGILGTRRWRDLRDVAADLHATLLAEDETLDVAVAAATGRITPSEPELRGVAERLVEHLGPEASSRLGDLLRVAADARRA, from the coding sequence ATGCCTCGAGCTGCCGCCCACGCGCCGACCGGGCCCGGAGCCGCGTTCGCCACGGATGTCGAGCGCTATCGCGACAACTGGGTGCGCCACCTGCTCGGGATCGCGCACGATCTCGAACGACGGGTCGTGACGCGCCTCGCCGTCGAGGGCGGATACGCGCCGCTCCGCGCCAGCCAGGGCCCCGTTCTCTCGCTCGTCTGGAACGAACCGCGCCCCCTGATGCAGCTCGCCCAGGCCCTGTCGATCAGCCGCCAGGCGTGCACCAAGCTGGTCCAGTCGATTGAGCAGTCGGGGTACGTCGAGCGCGTCGACGGAGAACGCGCGCAGCAGGTGCGACTGACCCGCCGAGGGAGACAACTCGTTCGGGAGGCGGTCCGAATGATCCTGGAAGCCCAGAGCGCGTACGCGGACCGCGTCGGAAAGGCCCGTCTCGACCGATTCATCACCGCCGCCGCGTCCGTCTTCTTCGACCTCGGCCTCCACGAACAGACGGACCCGACGCTCGGAGAGACGGCGCGCCGATCGATCGGCGTGCTTCCCCTGATCGCCCGTCGCGTCGAAGAAGAGCTTCGTGAGACGACGCGCGCGAAAGGACACGACGTTCTCCAGCTCTCTCATGCAAGACTCATCGCGTTGATCGGACACGAGGGGGCGCGTGTCTCCGAGCTCTCGCGGCTTCAGGGCGTCAGCCGGCAGGCGACCAGTGCGACGGTCCGGAGCATCGAGACGCTCGGGTACGCGCGCCGCGAAGCCGACGAGAGCGACGGCCGGGGCGTTCGCGTCGTTCTCACGCGCCGTGGCCGGACGTTGATCGGGGACTCGCTCAGCGCGCTCGACGAACTCGAGGGACGCTTCCGAGGGATCCTCGGCACCCGACGTTGGCGCGACCTGCGCGACGTGGCGGCGGACCTCCATGCCACGCTGCTCGCCGAGGACGAGACGCTCGATGTGGCGGTGGCGGCGGCGACGGGCCGGATCACGCCCAGCGAGCCCGAGCTTCGTGGCGTCGCCGAGCGCCTCGTAGAACACCTCGGCCCAGAGGCTTCGAGCCGACTCGGCGACCTCCTGCGCGTCGCCGCGGACGCTCGCCGCGCATGA
- a CDS encoding glucose 1-dehydrogenase, giving the protein MGRLDGKVALVSGGARGLGLAMVEEFHEEGAQVVIGDLLIEEARAAADELGSGCEVVTLDVTSEESWAAAMQATVAAFGGLDVLVNNAGTAEGSAFADTTLESYRRVTEVNQTGVFLGMRAAVEPMTARGGGSIVNISSIDGLVGATGIISYIASKWAVRGMTKAVAMELAPLGIRVNSIHPGHVHTLLASEPGQDRAPIEAMIEEHTRRYAAMRRTGTPREIAKLAAFLASDDSSYSTGSEFVADGGFTAGYPSPGSS; this is encoded by the coding sequence ATGGGACGATTGGATGGCAAGGTGGCCCTGGTGAGCGGCGGCGCGCGCGGGCTGGGTCTCGCGATGGTCGAGGAGTTCCACGAGGAGGGAGCGCAGGTCGTGATCGGCGATCTGCTGATCGAGGAGGCCCGCGCGGCGGCCGACGAGCTCGGGTCGGGATGCGAGGTCGTGACCCTCGACGTCACGAGCGAGGAGAGCTGGGCGGCGGCCATGCAGGCCACGGTGGCGGCGTTCGGGGGCCTCGACGTGCTCGTGAACAACGCCGGCACGGCGGAGGGATCCGCCTTCGCAGACACCACCCTCGAGAGCTATCGGCGCGTCACCGAGGTGAACCAGACGGGCGTCTTCCTGGGCATGCGCGCGGCGGTCGAACCGATGACGGCCCGGGGCGGCGGCTCGATCGTGAACATCTCCTCGATCGACGGCCTGGTCGGTGCGACCGGCATCATCTCCTACATCGCGAGCAAGTGGGCCGTCCGCGGCATGACCAAGGCGGTCGCGATGGAGCTCGCGCCCCTCGGCATTCGTGTGAACTCGATTCATCCGGGGCACGTGCATACGCTGCTTGCTTCCGAGCCCGGCCAGGATCGTGCGCCGATCGAGGCGATGATCGAAGAGCACACGCGTCGCTATGCGGCGATGCGACGGACCGGGACGCCGCGTGAGATCGCGAAGCTCGCGGCCTTCCTCGCCTCGGACGACAGCTCCTACAGCACCGGCTCCGAGTTCGTCGCCGACGGCGGATTCACCGCGGGCTACCCGTCTCCGGGATCGTCCTAG
- a CDS encoding nuclear transport factor 2 family protein encodes MNPLEEIEAIRQLKYRYLRAVDCKLWDLLASTFAPDAVSAYDGGKNAYEGRDAIVAWLRDAMENELVTMHQVHHPEIRLTSETAATGTWYLEDRVINNGPALPEMPARSILTGTAFYADEYVKRDGEWLIQKTGYERIYVDLRPFEPGDLFESRWTRA; translated from the coding sequence ATGAATCCCCTCGAAGAGATCGAAGCGATCCGCCAGCTCAAGTACCGCTATCTGCGCGCCGTCGACTGCAAGCTCTGGGATCTGCTCGCCAGCACCTTCGCCCCGGACGCCGTCTCCGCGTACGACGGTGGGAAGAACGCCTATGAGGGACGAGACGCGATCGTCGCCTGGCTCCGCGACGCGATGGAGAACGAGCTGGTCACGATGCATCAGGTCCACCACCCCGAAATCCGACTGACCAGCGAGACTGCCGCGACCGGCACCTGGTATCTCGAGGATCGCGTCATCAACAACGGCCCAGCGCTACCCGAGATGCCGGCTCGATCGATCCTGACCGGCACGGCCTTCTATGCCGATGAGTACGTGAAGCGCGACGGCGAATGGTTGATCCAGAAGACCGGCTACGAGCGGATCTACGTCGACCTGCGGCCCTTCGAGCCGGGCGACCTGTTCGAGAGTCGCTGGACCCGGGCCTGA